The Streptomyces sp. NBC_00335 DNA window ATCGCTCAAGGTGGGTCTCCAGGCCGTCGCAGCTTGTCACTTCGCGGAAGCTCAACGTAGCCCCTGGGTCTGACATCACGTCCGGGGTTCGGCAAAACGTCCGGGAAGCGCCAGGGGTTCCAGCCACCCCTTCAGGTCAACCTCCATGTCGATGAGCATGGTTGGGCCGGATAGCGGGCACAAGGGCGGGAGCATGACCGTATGGCAACAAATACCGTGGGCGTCCCCCGCCAGCAGGGCCGGCCCCACAACCGCAAGGACGCAGAACCGATCGCAGCCCCCCGCGCGCTGGCCTGGCTGCTGCTGCTCACCGGAGCCGCCGGAGTGCTGGCCGCCTGGGTCATCACCCTGGACAAGTTCCTGCTGCTGGAGAACCCGGACTTCAAGCCCGCGTGCAGTCTCAATCCGGTGGTTTCCTGCGGCAGCGTCATGAAGAGCGAGCAGGCGGCGGCCTTCGGCTTCCCGAACCCGATGCTGGGGCTGGTCGCCTACGGGGCGGTCGTGTGCGTCGGCGCCGGCCTGCTGGCCGGGGCCCGCTACCGCGGCTGGTTCTGGCTCGGTCTGGGCGCCGGCATGCTCTTCGGCGTCGGATTCTGCTCCTGGCTCATGATCCAGTCGCTCTACGAGATCAACGCGCTCTGCCTGTGGTGCTGCCTGACCTGGCTGGCCACCCTGCTGATGTTCTGGGCGGTCACCGCCCACACCGTCCGTACGGGGATCCTCCCCGCACCCGCGCCGGTGCGGAACTTCTTCGCCGACTTCGGCTGGGCCCCGCCCGCCCTGCACACCGGCGTGATCGGGATGCTGATCCTGACCCGGTGGTGGGACTTCTGGACCGGCTGATCCCACCGGACCGGCCGACGACATGCGAGGGCCCCGGCAGCTGGACGCTGCCGGGGCCCTCGTCACGTCACACCGCAACTTCGAACGCGTCGCTCCACGGGCGCCGAGTATGTGGACCTCGGGATCCCGGACCGTAGGTCGGGAGCGGAGATCAGCTGCCGGCGGAGAGGTTGCCCGAGAGGACCGGGATGTTGCTGAGGATGTGCGAGAGCGGCTCGTCACCCTTGGCCTGGGTGGAGTTCTCGGTGCACTGCTGGTTCTGCGGGTTGGACAGGACGTTGATGTCCTGAACACCGATGTTGAGCGCGGCGATCAGGGACTGGGCGTTGACCTTGGCCGGCAGACCGATGCAGGGCTTGTTCAGGGTCCCCTGGACGACGCCGAGCTGCGGGCTCATGTCACCGTGCGTCTTCTGGTTGCCGTACGCCTGCACGGCGCCGTTCCCGTTGACGGTGTTGATCCCGTTGTCGTTGCCGATCGCCATGGCGGGGGCGGCAGCAGCAGCGCCCGCGCCGACGGCGGCGGCGGTGACCGCGGCAGCAGTCATGATCTTCTTGAGCATCTTGATCCTTTTGTCGCACGAGTGCCCGCTAGTGGAGCGCCCTGATCAACTGCCTTCGTGAAGGGTTGGTTCCGCTGCTTCACTCAAACGGCCTGTCTGCGTGCAGGTTTTCCCCGGGTGGGGTGAGCCGCCCCCGGACGCGTGCGCGAAGCCCGCACGCACCCCGCAGCGGGGTGCCGGGCCGCGCGCTCGTGTTGCGCTCCGTGGAACCCCTTCGCACGGTGGGTAAGGAGGCGGATCGCTCGGGTCCGCTTCTGAGCGACCACGAGAAGGAACACCCATGCACCGCACCAAGGCCTCCCGCATCCGCGTCCTCGTCCCGTCGGCCCTGGCGGTCGTCATACTCACCGGCGCGGCAGCTCCGGCGGGCGCCGCGGAAGGTGCCGGAGCCGCCGCGAACCGGGTGGCGGCCGCCCAGGAGGAGATCAAGGAGAGGGTGGCGGCGGCGGGTCCCGTCGAAGACGCCCTCGCCGCGGTCTCCAAGATCCTGGAGGACCTGACCAAGAGCCTGGGCACCCTGCTCCCGGGGATCAAGATCCCCGAGATCAAACTGCCCGCGCTCCCGTCCCTGCCGCAGCTCCCCGCGATCCCGGGGCTCCCCGACCTGCCGGTCCCGGCGCTTCCGGAGGTGCCGGTCCCCGAGATCCCCGGAGTCCCGGCACTCCCGGCGCTCCCGGTCGCCGATCCCGCGGCTCCGCCCGCGGGCGCGGTGCCCGCGGTGCCGGCGGTACCCGGTACGCCCACGGGCATCGTCCCGGAGATCCCGTCGTTCGCCGAGTTCCTTCCGTAGGGACCCGGATCCGTACACGGATCCGCACGCGGTTACGACTATTGGGCTGAACAGGTCTGATCGCGTGCGGAACCGTGTCGTCTGGGGAGGTGGACCGTTTCGCTCGATGTGAGCCTCGGAATCGGGGCAGAACGTCGAAG harbors:
- a CDS encoding vitamin K epoxide reductase family protein; the encoded protein is MATNTVGVPRQQGRPHNRKDAEPIAAPRALAWLLLLTGAAGVLAAWVITLDKFLLLENPDFKPACSLNPVVSCGSVMKSEQAAAFGFPNPMLGLVAYGAVVCVGAGLLAGARYRGWFWLGLGAGMLFGVGFCSWLMIQSLYEINALCLWCCLTWLATLLMFWAVTAHTVRTGILPAPAPVRNFFADFGWAPPALHTGVIGMLILTRWWDFWTG
- a CDS encoding rodlin — protein: MLKKIMTAAAVTAAAVGAGAAAAAPAMAIGNDNGINTVNGNGAVQAYGNQKTHGDMSPQLGVVQGTLNKPCIGLPAKVNAQSLIAALNIGVQDINVLSNPQNQQCTENSTQAKGDEPLSHILSNIPVLSGNLSAGS